From the genome of Anopheles merus strain MAF chromosome X, AmerM5.1, whole genome shotgun sequence, one region includes:
- the LOC121589127 gene encoding protein lava lamp — MASSSNLDDPDLANLQSNFEEQQAKISALREIIRQTEVVNDMKHATAQEKVKNIAQRLTHFKTKVTTSRLNRAGSASSASSQSLATIDQGVPLRAGSVDVRPDPRSAAFPRGRSESYGMEKCSLLRQQIEQNRLKMAERESSQREIEEKVIEIKHKLEATQQTLVGRSSTGLADIAADRSLGDPPDRLWRSVSSHLFLDAEMTVGARVTSSTPVQQLQHDSEEQFDDELTKFEDSVRQAQVKRKSDEMLERKVTSLEDELHEKERIIDEQLGALSRLVNRLLDEDNAPEPELVGELHNLQMKLLQQSYHISNDEAASRLLDSYGYDPLQRASECKKKSKAPALAPFSEDTNAQQLHDALAKIDTLEQALAAHELEAERMNQQMDELRQSLEEKTIELNVMTANVSVLQEKLKTSGPKPLFPRSADEELETEAAKLRQQLDESNKNMIKCKLKIKQLQKQVDTFKKTSSVHETVAKLTEENALLVQRLAEVEERAPDSAGSAYDGTGKPVGPELQKRIEMLELTCQNQATAMQLLEEQKNDLSEDLNRTRTELQSLAGQPTTDVGDEGDLGDNGRIASQMLSIELEEKLEKCLADKTELTRVLHSWEAEKSELLQRLKRYADENAELLGRIDKLSLEKVSSAESIEILENLTQREKQEMENSEKGGTMAEGGDADAAAAEGGGAPDGDGTDGKPSSKEDLNESLLKLMEESKELMDKVELFTDERREVLEKLDAISIENQAYICELDKLKEANEQLRTYSGELASAKSDLEDRLRIMNDEKESIRQELATVRVGSVVPVPAASAASGAPTEAAAVFDQTVYQQSLVAVETEIANYNKNKDKQKKMQLAKKLTVSAKSMVTMSRQLLEEYGRCVAEREQLSEQIALLSQQQQQQQEHISSTLEADEGKDGTISTLEAKLAETVKCLESKASEVMLLQEEIALLKHELEVACGDDEPELLKVELNSKNDEILLLKKDIDALVDAKSAELQQIQQRLLEAQQETHQLKVYGAERQHQLEREVEARTQQLERLQAELRHSVAETATEELEAELQHKQETIDTLNGQIIELYRTVEEHQERLDGAQAERRLVEQKNEELLEKLKKFAANLKKKNVQCAELERELERLGESNRALQEQLSSAGAPIDAGEATSELQEANEQLGQKLHHLNNELHRLLEQKYHMEAECAGQRDEVAKLTEQLAAARDELCVKAGAAESLQAELDRCRGEMQTLQDELANKSGKIEKCKVIIKEKIKEAQRLLEWERRAAYLEDELRMTQSNLEDFHNQTLLLGRLKSEKEELNATVRAEHEQCKRLEDRLAELQEELVVANDRDSRMAEQLRHTERWIERYREKWSRRANDSTVDSPLEEPPKDVFGWLALLVETDQLVTQTLAEKVNAVRALEARVQETDERTGQLTSEIERLQTELETARSERSQSRLEREQEMERLAQQLATVRKDLERAVADRGALESQQTELVEARDEIERLRADLDAGHEAFEQHRQSAVEREHNIEQLNERLVATQEQLQQALEARKELEESHRCELIELRKLLETAQQERLAAEQQLSEANESNAELGEECATLRTNVAALEQQLGEERDTIQRLTDANEALRGQLTQLQDSLSVATQGTGWIEAQCEQLRRDHETTQAALADEKRQKEQLNEALKQRDQELELLRRESEELRTRQSEQQSQELDGLKQQLHELDQARASLQTSLDEQRVQCEEQTHELAQLRDTVASLERQTHEDRTNISILTSLNGALNEDLDLLQQQTGEAEQRYQTLLDQYEQKQRALQTVEADLQRQTEAADERYEQLSEQLEQKGRALEAAEQTLAQEMTRKEQLSSALDTKERECAELQRTLEESQALPAGQPEAPKPEPELGMWDDAGWGMGDTARLEETIREKSELIQQLEAEKELMQQEITDLKVKSGKLLRKVKECKVKLDAQQPRQEQQQQQQQQQQSPQDPLLEQKVVELQREKEALAVKLELLESACEKLTEVKEHQDRQIEMLREAATASTTVPSGEVDELRARVQQVTATLQMRESEVAHLNARLEQLAREVEGVEELRTQLSELQRWNAQLQSAGSDALASVATVPESTSHSLELQLAELEHTNRLLEEEKAEMGRELEVLNQQILHDLQFEDRLNKALLELDAKGVEIQMLRSTLDQLQREDAGSAEPVAASPDQQLTDLQTRVEELERERADLLQRASSGAAGTAGTELATTPQVDDATVREVLERQELEIVTLKEQLALRSAEYARLAARVDPTKLFASGLSGSESAAPKPEQQQASGDRVPQAELELALYMIYQRDMRCDELELELRNLLQERDTLQLRLSNALRMHEEYKMRLAGPIPGEQEYGTSGECSIDASPDRSLGSLPVDERPVSSLSGPQDLTSKLSELQSISYSKEKRWQEEREERDRQLTLIQRDLANMPVEAAAKIAGTDVTADADATAPQQSASTVLLNWILGKK, encoded by the exons atggcgagcagcagcaaccttgACGATCCGGACTTAGCCAATCTCCAATCAAACTTCGAAGAGCAGCAG GCCAAAATAAGCGCACTGCGCGAAATCATTCGCCAGACGGAGGTGGTGAACGACATGAAGCATGCGACCGCCCAGGAGAAGGTGAAAAACATCGCCCAGCGGCTGACACACTTCAAGACGAAGGTGACGACCTCGCGCCTGAACCGGGCGGGCAGCGCCAGCAGCGCCAGCTCGCAGTCGCTCGCCACCATCGACCAGGGCGTGCCGCTGCGGGCGGGCTCGGTGGACGTGCGGCCCGATCCGCGCAGTGCCGCCTTTCCGCGCGGCCGCTCGGAATCGTACGGCATGGAGAAGTGCTCGCTGCTGCGGCAGCAGATCGAGCAGAACCGGCTGAAGATGGCGGAGCGCGAGTCGAGCCAGCGGGAGATCGAGGAGAAGGTGATCGAAATCAAGCACAAGCTTGAGGCGACCCAGCAAACGCTGGTGGGCCGGTCGAGCACGGGCCTGGCGGATATCGCGGCGGATCGATCGTTGGGCGATCCGCCGGACAGGTTGTGGCGCTCGGTCAGCAGCCACTTGTTTCTGGACGCTGAGATGACGGTGGGAGCGAGGGTGACGAGCTCCACGCcggtgcagcagctgcagcacgaCAGCGAGGAGCAGTTCGACGACGAGCTGACCAAGTTCGAGGACAGCGTGCGGCAGGCCCAGGTCAAGCGGAAAAGCGACGAAATGCTCGAACGCAAGGTGACGTCACTGGAGGACGAGCTGCACGAGAAGGAGCGCATTATTGACGAGCAGCTCGGTGCACTGTCCCGGCTGGTGAACCGTTTGCTGGATGAGGACAACGCACCCGAGCCCGAGCTGGTGGGCGAGCTGCACAACCTGCAG ATGAAGTTGCTGCAACAAAGCTACCACATTTCGAACGACGAAGCAGCATCACGGCTGCTCGATTCCTACGGATACGATCCACTGCAAAGAGCTAGCGAGTgtaaaaagaaaagtaaagCGCCAG CACTCGCCCCCTTCTCGGAGGACACGAACGCGCAGCAGCTGCACGATGCGCTGGCGAAAATTGACACGCTCGAGCAGGCGCTGGCCGCGCACGAGCTCGAAGCGGAGCGCATGAACCAGCAGATGGACGAGCTGCGCCAGTCGCTGGAGGAGAAAACGATCGAGCTGAACGTGATGACGGCGAACGTGTCGGTGCTGCAGGAGAAGCTAAAGACGAGCGGGCCGAAACCGCTGTTCCCCCGGTCGGCCGACGAGGAGCTCGAGACGGAAGCGGCCAAGCTCCGGCAGCAGCTGGACGAGTCGAACAAGAACATGATTAAGTGCAAGCTGAAAATCAAGCAGCTCCAGAAGCAGGTGGACACGTTCAAGAAAACCTCGAGCGTGCACGAAACGGTCGCGAAGCTGACGGAGGAAAATGCCCTGCTGGTACAGCGGCTCGCCGAGGTGGAAGAGCGTGCCCCGGACAGTGCCGGCAGCGCGTACGACGGCACCGGCAAACCGGTCGGCCCGGAGCTGCAGAAGCGCATCGAAATGCTGGAGCTGACGTGCCAGAACCAGGCCACCGCCATGCAGCTGCTCGAGGAGCAGAAGAACGACCTGAGCGAAGATTTGAACCGCACGCGCACCGAACTGCAATCGCTCGCCGGGCAGCCCACCACTGACGTTGGCGACGAAGGGGACCTGGGCGACAATGGGCGCATCGCCAGCCAGATGCTCTCGATCGAGCTGGAGGAAAAGCTGGAAAAGTGTCTCGCGGACAAGACCGAGCTGACGCGCGTGCTGCACAGCTGGGAGGCGGAAAAGTCGGAGCTGCTGCAGCGGCTGAAGCGGTATGCGGACGAGAACGCGGAACTGCTCGGCCGGATCGACAAGCTCAGCCTGGAGAAGGTGAGCTCGGCCGAGTCGATCGAGATACTGGAAAACCTGACGCAGCGCGAAAAGCAGGAGATGGAAAACTCGGAGAAGGGTGGAACCATGGCGGAGGGtggtgatgctgatgctgctgctgctgagggcgGTGGTGCGCCCGATGGAGACGGTACGGACGGCAAACCGAGCAGCAAGGAGGACCTGAACGAGAGCCTGCTGAAGCTGATGGAGGAAAGCAAGGAGCTGATGGACAAGGTGGAGCTGTTTACGGACGAGCGGCGCGAGGTGCTGGAAAAGCTGGACGCGATCTCGATCGAGAACCAGGCGTACATCTGCGAGCTGGACAAGCTGAAGGAGGCGAACGAGCAGCTGCGCACGTACAGCGGCGAGCTGGCGTCGGCCAAGTCCGACCTTGAGGATCGGCTGCGCATCATGAACGACGAGAAGGAAAGCATCCGCCAGGAGCTGGCCACCGTTCGGGTCGGCTCGGTCGTGCCGGTGCCGGCAGCGTCAGCGGCGAGCGGCGCCCCGACGGAAGCAGCCGCCGTGTTCGATCAGACCGTGTACCAGCAGTCGCTGGTGGCGGTCGAGACGGAAATCGCAAACTACAACAAGAACAAGGACAAGCAGAAGAAGATGCAGCTGGCCAAGAAGCTTACCGTGAGTGCGAAAAGCATGGTGACAATGAGCAGGCAGCTGCTGGAGGAGTACGGCCGGTGTGTCGCGGAGCGGGAGCAGCTCAGCGAACAGATTGCGCTCCTatcccagcaacagcagcagcagcaggaacacaTTTCAAGCACGCTCGAGGCGGACGAAGGCAAGGACGGCACGATCAGCACGCTCGAGGCGAAGCTGGCAGAAACGGTCAAGTGTCTCGAAAGCAAAGCGTCCGaggtgatgctgctgcaggaGGAGATCGCACTGCTGAAGCACGAGCTGGAGGTGGCGTGCGGCGACGACGAGCCGGAGCTGCTGAAGGTGGAGCTGAACAGCAAGAACGACGAGATTCTGCTGCTGAAGAAGGACATCGATGCGCTGGTCGATGCGAAATCGGCCGAACTGCAGCAGATCCAGCAGCGGCTGCTCGAGGCGCAGCAGGAAACCCACCAGCTGAAGGTGTACGGTGCTGAGCGGCAGCACCAGCTCGAGCGGGAGGTGGAAGCGCGCACGCAGCAGCTAGAGCGCCTGCAGGCGGAGCTGCGCCATAGCGTGGCGGAAACGGCGACCGAGGAGCTGGAGGCGGAGCTGCAGCACAAGCAGGAAACGATCGACACGCTCAACGGGCAGATCATCGAGCTGTACCGCACGGTCGAGGAGCACCAGGAGCGGCTGGACGGGGCGCAGGCCGAGCGGCGCCTGGTGGAGCAGAAGAACGAGGAGCTGCTGGAGAAGCTGAAGAAGTTTGCCGCCaatctgaagaagaaaaacgtcCAGTGCGCCGAGCTGGAGAGGGAGCTGGAGCGGCTGGGCGAGTCGAACCGTGCGCTGCAGGAGCAGCTCAGCAGTGCGGGAGCGCCCATCGATGCGGGTGAGGCGACGAGCGAGCTGCAGGAGGCAAACGAACAGCTCGGCCAAAAGCTGCACCATCTCAACAACGAGCTGCACCGGCTGCTCGAGCAAAAGTACCACATGGAGGCGGAGTGCGCGGGCCAGCGGGACGAGGTGGCGAAGCTCACCGAGCAGCTGGCGGCCGCGCGGGACGAGCTGTGCGTCAAAGCGGGCGCGGCCGAGTCGCTGCAGGCGGAGCTGGACCGGTGCCGCGGTGAGATGCAGACGCTGCAGGACGAGCTGGCGAACAAGAGCGGCAAGATTGAGAAGTGTAAGGTGATCATCAAGGAGAAGATAAAGGAAGCGCAGCGGCTGCTGGAATGGGAGCGGCGGGCCGCCTACCTGGAGGACGAGCTGCGCATGACGCAGAGCAATCTGGAGGACTTCCACAACCagacgctgctgctgggccGGCTGAAGAGCGAGAAGGAGGAGCTGAACGCGACCGTCCGGGCGGAGCACGAGCAGTGCAAGCGGCTAGAGGACCGGCTGGCCGAGCTGCAGGAGGAGCTGGTGGTGGCGAACGACCGGGACAGTCGGATGGCCGAGCAGCTGCGCCACACCGAGCGGTGGATCGAGCGGTACCGAGAGAAGTGGAGTCGTCGGGCGAATGACTCCACGGTGGACAGCCCACTGGAGGAGCCACCGAAGGATGTGTTCGGCTGGCTGGCGTTGCTAGTCGAGACGGACCAGCTCGTGACGCAAACGCTGGCCGAAAAGGTGAACGCAGTGCGTGCGCTGGAGGCGCGGGTACAGGAAACGGACGAACGCACGGGCCAGCTGACCAGCGAGATCGAACGGCTGCAGACGGAACTCGAGACGGCACGCAGCGAGCGCTCCCAGAGCCGGCTGGAGCGGGAACAGGAAATGGAACGGCTCGCCCAGCAGCTGGCCACTGTCCGGAAGGATCTGGAGCGGGCGGTGGCTGATCGCGGCGCGCTGGAATCGCAGCAAACGGAACTGGTCGAGGCGCGCGATGAGATCGAGCGGCTGCGGGCGGATCTCGACGCCGGTCACGAGGCGTTTGAGCAGCACCGGCAGTCGGCAGTCGAGCGGGAGCACAACATTGAGCAGCTGAATGAGCGCCTGGTCGCCACGCAGGAGCAACTGCAGCAGGCGCTGGAAGCTCGCAAGGAGCTGGAGGAATCGCACCGTTGCGAGCTGATCGAGCTgcgcaaactgctcgaaacgGCACAGCAGGAGCGTCTCGCAGCGGAGCAGCAGCTGAGCGAAGCGAACGAAAGCAATGCCGAGCTGGGCGAGGAGTGCGCTACCTTGCGCACGAACGTGGCTGCCCTCGAGCAGCAGCTGGGCGAAGAGCGGGACACGATTCAGCGGCTCACCGACGCGAACGAGGCTCTGCGCGGTCAGCTGACGCAGCTGCAGGACTCGTTGAGTGTGGCAACGCAAGGCACCGGCTGGATCGAGGCGCAGTGCGAACAGCTGCGAAGGGACCACGAAACGACCCAGGCAGCGCTGGCGGATGAAAAGCGACAAAAGGAACAGCTGAACGAAGCGCTGAAGCAGCGCGACCAGGAGCTAGAGCTGTTGCGGCGCGAGTCGGAGGAGCTGCGGACGCGTCAATCCGAGCAGCAGTCGCAGGAGCTAGACGGCTtgaagcagcagctgcacgAGCTGGACCAAGCGCGTGCCAGCCTGCAGACCAGCCTGGATGAGCAGCGGGTGCAGTGTGAGGAGCAAACGCACGAATTGGCCCAGCTGCGCGACACCGTCGCTTCGCTCGAGCGGCAAACGCACGAAGACCGCACGAACATTTCCATCCTAACCTCGCTGAACGGGGCGCTGAACGAAGATTTGgatttgctgcagcagcagacggGCGAGGCGGAGCAGCGCTACCAGACGCTGCTCGACCAGTACGAGCAGAAGCAGCGCGCCCTGCAGACGGTGGAAGCGGACCTGCAGCGGCAAACGGAAGCTGCCGATGAGCGGTACGAGCAGCTGAGCGAGCAGCTAGAGCAGAAGGGCCGTGCGCTGGAGGCGGCAGAGCAGACGCTGGCGCAGGAAATGACCCGCAAGGAGCAGCTGTCCAGTGCGCTCGACACGAAGGAGCGCGAGTGTGCCGAACTGCAGCGCACGCTAGAGGAGAGCCAGGCGTTGCCCGCCGGCCAGCCCGAGGCGCCGAAGCCCGAGCCCGAGCTCGGCATGTGGGACGACGCCGGCTGGGGCATGGGCGATACGGCCCGGCTGGAGGAGACGATTCGCGAGAAGAGCGAGCTGATACAGCAGCTCGAGGCGGAGAAGGAGCTGATGCAGCAGGAAATTACCGACCTGAAGGTGAAGTCGGGCAAGCTGCTGCGCAAGGTGAAGGAGTGCAAGGTGAAGCTGGACGCACAGCAACCgcggcaggagcagcagcagcagcagcagcagcagcagcagtcaccCCAGGACCCGCTGCTTGAGCAGAAGGTGGTCGAGCTGCAGCGCGAAAAGGAAGCGCTGGCGGTGAAGCTCGAGCTGCTCGAGTCGGCCTGCGAGAAGCTTACCGAGGTGAAGGAGCACCAGGACCGGCAGATTGAGATGTTGCGCGAAGCGGCCACTGCCTCGACCACTGTGCCATCGGGTGAGGTGGACGAGCTGCGGGCGCGAGTGCAGCAGGTGACGGCCACGCTGCAGATGCGCGAATCGGAGGTGGCGCATCTGAACGCGCGGCTCGAGCAGCTCGCCCGGGAGGTGGAGGGCGTGGAAGAGCTGCGCACACAGCTGAGCGAACTGCAGCGCTGGAACGCGCAGCTACAGTCGGCGGGCAGTGACGCGCTGGCGTCAGTGGCCACCGTGCCCGAGTCGACCAGCCACTCGCTGGAGCTGCAGCTGGCCGAGCTGGAGCACACCAACCGGCTGCTGGAGGAGGAAAAGGCGGAGATGGGCCGCGAGCTGGAGGTGCTGAACCAGCAGATACTGCACGATCTGCAGTTCGAGGATCGGCTCAACAAGGCACTGCTCGAACTGGACGCGAAGGGCGTCGAGATACAGATGCTCCGCTCGACGCTGGACCAGCTGCAGCGGGAGGACGCGGGTTCGGCGGAGCCAGTCGCTGCTTCCCCCGATCAACAGCTTACCGACCTGCAGACACGGGTGGAGGAGTTGGAACGAGAGCGTGCGGATTTGTTGCAGCGAGCGTCGAGTGGCGCTGCGGGCACTGCCGGCACGGAGCTGGCCACCACTCCCCAGGTCGATGACGCAACCGTGCGGGAGGTGCTGGAGCGCCAGGAGCTAGAAATCGTGACGCTCAAGGAGCAGCTGGCCCTGCGCAGCGCCGAATATGCCCGGCTGGCGGCACGCGTCGATCCCACGAAGCTGTTCGCGTCCGGGCTGAGCGGTAGCGAGTCGGCCGCCCCGAAGCCGGAACAACAGCAAGCGTCCGGCGACCGGGTGCCACAGGCTGAGCTCGAGCTGGCACTCTACATGATCTACCAGCGCGATATGCGGTGCGACGAGCTGGAGCTGGAGCTGCGCAACCTGCTACAGGAGCGCGACACGCTGCAGCTGCGGCTGTCGAACGCGCTGCGCATGCACGAGGAGTACAAGATGCGGTTAGCGGGCCCCATTCCCGGAGAGCAAG AGTACGGCACGTCAGGGGAGTGTTCGATCGATGCCTCGCCGGACCGTTCGCTCGGCAGCCTGCCGGTGGACGAGCGGCCCGTCTCGAGCCTGTCCGGTCCCCAGGACCTCACCTCCAAGCTGTCCGAGCTGCAGTCGATCAGCTACTCGAAGGAAAAGCGCTGGCAGGAGGAGCGCGAAGAGCGCGACCGCCAGCTGACTCTGATACAGCGCGATCTGGCCAACATGCCGGTCGAGGCGGCAGCCAAAATCGCGGGCACGGACGTGACGG CCGATGCAGATGCAACAGCTCCACAGCAGAGCGCGTCAACGGTGTTGCTTAACTGGATATTGGGAAAGAAATAG